The DNA segment CGTGTTCGTTCATCCGTGGCATACCACGTTTCCCCTCTGACTCATCCAACCGCAAAAAAACATTCGGAAAAAGTCGACACGTCGGTTGGTCGACCCCCGATGGTGACTAACTTCACGGAATTCCGTTCTTCTGATACTCGCGAGGGAACATCGCGAACTGTCAAACACAGAACCCGCGCCacattgtttttttgttttagtAGACATTTCAAACCATATAGGTTTATGTGCTCTACGATAATGAGAAAAAATGGCTACAACGAAGTTTGTAATTTACATTCTctgaggaaagagaaaataattttacaagctTTCACGTTGGGTTTGTAGATATGCAGATTGATGCAATATTGAACTCTGACTCTATTGGGAAAAAGTTTAATTAAACTGTTTTATATATTGCTTGATCGAAGGGGTTGCAAGAAAAATGGGGAAGCCACTAAATTTTGGAAAACATTACAACGGAATAATCATATTTGGAAGTGCATAAAGAGATATCGTCAAATACTGAACCTGCGCCATATTGGTTTTCCGTTTTAATAGACATTTCAAACCATATAATGTAATTTACATTCTCTGaggaaagaaaaaataattttacaagctTTCACGTTGGGTTTGTAGATATGCAGATCGATGCAATATTGAACTCTGACTCTATTGGGAAAAAGTTTAATTAAACTGTTTTATATATTGCTTGATCGAAGGGTTTGCAAGAAAAATGGGGAAGCTACTGAATTTTGGAAGTGCATAAAGAGAGATAGTGGAGCAGAAAAATGACACGATTTTATAATACCAAAGAACTATCCACCAGATGTGAAAGCTGTAATGTTTAGTTACGGATTAAGAATGCACGgttaaatttgtgacggtgcaacgcTAAACTAGGACGCGATGTAATATCGTGACGGTGTACGAGGAAGATAAGCAAGAACAACAATGGCGGATGACGATTTGCTGGTGAAAGAACGACGCAGCATTTTACTTTAAAACGATTTTCGAGTCGGATATCGGTTCGTAGACAATAATAGTTACCTCTTGGTGGTTTTGCAATTTATATAAATGACAGTTCTGCGGGAACAGCGCGTATAAGTGCGTTCGTACCACGCTGCACTACAGTTCGGTGTATTATAGCGAGAGCCACGACCTGGGAGGCCTTTCAGATAATGCGGAAAGAGGAGCAAAATAACGATCGAGGCTAAAGGAAGCCTGTCGACTATATCTTGTACAGATATGCATTATGCGTTGTTCGCATTAAGCTTCTTGCGACGGGACATAAACGTACGCTCGGTTGTTACCATCACAACATAGCAATATCGTATATTAATGCAGTTTTGCTCCTTCGTTTCGTGTGCGATTACAAATGTTCGTGACTTATGATTTACCGTCTGAGACGAGAAACGCGTTGCAACCGCGAACAGGATGATTCCTTGggtaaaaaataaatcgaaattgTGGAAATCGACCATTCGTACGAATGGAAGAAGATTCTGCTTAACGTTCGTTACCTTTGTCGCGAAGTGTTGTTTTTCTACTTTATGCAGTAAGTGGAAAAGTCTCTAATAGGAACaagagaaaataaaaaagaatatatTGTTAGAAAGTAACCAGTATCTTTAGTTTCTCTTACGTCTATCTTCGGAAAACGATTCGACAGTATGCAGAATTGATATTTGAGTATCATTTCGCGTTATTCTTTCATCTTGTTCCCCGCCTCGGCGTAGCAATGTAATAAATTTTAGAGAAAGCGGAGATATTCGCTGCTAAGCACGATATTATCCCAAAACAGTACGATGGTATTGCAACATTAAGATTCTTCTGCGCCTTTCGAGAATGCAAAGCTCGTGTAAACCTCTCTCTGTTCGAATCTCTCCTCTACGCCCACGATCGCTGCTGAGATAAGTCGCGCGTCTGTTAATTCCTTGAAATACCTAATCGAGCAAATCATCCACCAAATTTATCCGCGGTTCGTATAAGCCTAACTTAGATACTCCGCTGGATACGACAGAACAATGACAGTTCGGTGTTGTATTATAAATATAACAATAACGAGGATAAACAGGTATAAAATATGAGCAACGGaacataatattaaaatattcccaTATTAATCCAAAAACTTTTCAGCCCGGTGCTTATGATCGCAGAAAATGAGTAATCTTTCGGTGTGAGGATCCATTGACGAACGACGTTGCTCAACGTGTTCAAACTGAGTAGTCGCGTCGATAAAAAAGGAGAAATACGACCAATCATTTACAAGAAACTTCTAAAACACGGGGAAACCGGTGTCCGATTATTCAAGACACGTTCTTTTTCATACAAGTTATAAAACTGAAATTTATCCATCTCGGGTTTCTTTCGCAACATTTATATGACATCCTTTAAATCATTTTGTATTTTATCGCGCTCTTCTCGTCATAAATTTTCCCGCAAACTATCGTCTTTCTAGTACCAGTTCCGGTGTTGTAAATAACTTTCTACCTATTTAGGATCGGGAACGCAACCAGCGAATATCGATCGCTAAAATGCTGCTGCGTTTGGCTGTCTTGCGTTTGAGTACTTGGCATTTCATGGAGGGACTTGGGGACGGCGATTTGTGTGGGATTGGAATGTTTGGGCGCGATCATGTTTTGCTGAAAACATATGTCTATGAATGTTCTACCTATACCAGGCCATCGACCTCTCTAACGAACTATTACACGCTATATGTACCAAAAAATTTAATTCAAGTTAGCTGCCATAAAATACTGGACTATTAAAACGCTACCCAGCAATACCAAACGTCTGTAAGTTTGAACCCTCTTCTGTAACACTTTGTACGCGCGACTATCTCTGTGATTTAATTTATACCtagaattgaaatttatgccgaCGTAGTTTAATTGCCGGCGAGTCTTGCAAGGGATTATACAACAGGTGGTAATTGGTACGTGCGCGATTAGAGCAGAAAACAAACGAAGCGTTTAAATCAAGCCGAGAATTATCTTACAAGGTAATTAAATCCATAACTTTCGTTTAGAGTGTTTGAAAGGGAAAAAATGATAAACCTGTTAGCAAGCGTTACTCGCAGGGATCGTAAAACGTCGAACGtaattcctttttcgcaaacacatCAAGAATTGAAatgtaaatatttgtaaaatgtttGTAACGCGTGTACTACTTCCCAACAATGTTGTCGTAATTTACTTGTAACTGTAATATTTCATTCAGTAATTGTTGTTTTGGAAAATATTTGAACGTCtcttaaagaaatattttaaactgGGACAAACAATTCAACACAGTAAACAATAAGTAATTCGACGTTACAATGGTGGACGTGCGTATAAAGAAATAAATTCGGGAACACAGTCCAATATCGAAGTAGAGTGACTGTAGGATATTTCAATCGCTTCTATAAAAATCGTATAATACGTTATTCACGAAGAGAAATCCTGTATAGATTTCGAACTATACGAGACTAAAATAACAGGTTTTTTGCATGCAAATCTCCTCGTAACAGTGACCCAAACGGAATTACTTTATCGTAAGTGGAACGCCATTACTGTGTTCCAGGAAATTTCAATTCTTGAGGTGTATAAAAGCGTTGCACTCGAATCGCACGTAGGCACGATGGATGCAGGTCCGCTCTTTCACCTGTTATCAAGGAGACTTCATTCACCGAGATATGATGGCGCAATCTCAATGGCGGCGCCATTAAGCGCTCgacttgttcgaataatttcacTTCCTTTAAATTGAATTCGCATTAATTCTCAGGCTACGTGTACGCGTTCTCGAAAACTTATTTAACGACGAAGACAGATGCTTTCTTAACCCTATCCATTATTTACTTTACAATCTATAATCTAGTAAACTTAATTACTGACTCGAAATTAATCTCCATCGAACAGCAAAATGGCGGTACCAATTCTTCCTTCTGATTCTAACCTCAAGTATAACTATTAAAATATCATCGGCATATACAATTGATCATCTACACAATTCAATTAAAAGCTGTTTAAATACAATGAGTAACGGAATTACAAATAATGAATTTCTTTTCAAGTTATCATTCCAAACTAATTTTAATTCGAAACAGAGCAATGGCTGGGCCCGATCGAAAACTTGCAAAGGAAGGATCCGAGTGGTCGTTACTCGTTCGCACGCGTCGTTAAAAGTATTACAAGTACTTCCAAGAATCCCCGGACACGCGACTCTGTCCTTTTCCGTGGcgcgttattttatttttcacgcGACGCGGTTGGCTCAATATTTCCTCCCGTGGGGTGCCCCAGACTCCTTTCAGAATACGATAGACGTTAAGATCTGGCTGGGTTCGACAAGTGCTCTGCGACGCGTGTGCAATCTGCACGCATACTTTTGCTTGCACAGTGAGGGAGTGCAAGGGACCGTCTCGAATCCGACCGTTGCAGTAAAGGCAGCCAGTTACTAGGCAGACACACTCCGATCCAATGCAAATTTTCTCGACACCCGAGAGCACGGATCTGCTAGGCGTGTAGGCGAGAGATGTCCATCCTCTTACAGGACCAGTCCTCCACTCGTACGAGACAGAGCGTCGTTGGTAGTGGTGCCATAGGCGTCACCTAGAGTCTTACCCGTCCAAGGGAGGAATGGAAAAATAGCTTCTTGCTAGATTGGAGTTATTACGTACTCCCaaaattttgcaattaaaaTGGGTGGGCAAATTATTGTGATCGCTTGTCCGAAGTTTGAACAAAATGAAATCATTGAAAAACAGAGTTTGACCAATTTTGATTGAGTCTAAAAGGCAGAGTTTGCTGGGTCAGCCTCGTTGACaactgtatttaatttttgtaatttatttcaTCTTCCAAACCGTAAGCTCATTATTAAGTATATTCCTTTAAACAGAGACTTATTGGTTTATACAACTGTGTgtagttatttttaaatacgtTATGGGGTATAGAATTTTATAGAACGATTGTAAAGTGCTATTTATAGAGCTTCGAGGAACGCCTATGGCCCAAAAATTGTATAGTAAGGTGGTTGAATCGGGGCACCCATTGGGTAAGTCTGGGAACACATTTGCCTTGTCTATGGTGGCGCCCATGGTTGGTACACAGGGCCAGCACACATCGTGGTAGTTGATACACGGTGCCTATTGGACGACTCTGTAGGTACATACGTACGATTCTGCAGAATCACGTGCAACTTTCCATATCGAGGAGGTTTATAGCTGCGCCTCGGTAGTGGGATAACCAGGGGCGCCTACACGCGTTCGACTTCGACCGCTTCGAACAGAAGTGGTCAATAAGACAAACATCCGCGAATGCGAGACTGCATTCGTGAAACGTGAATGCCAGGAGTACCATCGAAGAAAAGAGATGTTCTCCTCTCGCACGAAACACGTAGAAACACTTCAGATGGAGCGTCTCGATACACGTCGTAGGTATAATGCCCAAAGCAAGGCTATACATATAGAGCCTAACAAACGTCATTAcgattttaataaaactttACAGAGATTTGCAGAGTGGTTAAAAAAGAGAAATACGTATATTTCTTTAACGGTAATAACTCAAGTTTAAAAGGTGTAAATACCCTCTAAAGATTCAAATGCTATCTTAAAAATTTGAACATACGAGAACATTTCTTAAACAAATTCTTTTTTCTCTAGAAAATCGGGAAATCACTTTTAAAACTACAGAACgagttttattttaattgtaaagttcagttttttcttttctttcctatTAATTTTGTCTACTAAAACGTATATCacgttatttttaatcaaaaagtaTGCAGAATTTGTTTAAAAGACTTCCTTGTATATCAAATAGTTGTGAAGATAGCAACAGAGTTAAAGGGTAGTTGCGCTCTTTCAATTTGAATTACCGCCATTAAAAGAAatgagtgggggggggggggggcttggCGACGCTTCGCGGACATTCCTTATAAGGAACTCAGGATTTATGCGATACGAATAGAAGttaattttattgttttaaCAAGAAACTCGTATGTAACTGTTCGACCACGGCAATATCTTCTATAGCTGTGTATACCTGTTATTATTGCATTATGGTAATTATAAATTTAGTTACTTACGTGAAAAGAGAAGATGAAGTAGAATTTGGAATGAAAGGTTACGTAAATATTTTCGGATTATTCAATGAACCACGTATATGTAAATATGCtggtataataatttattatacggCATAGATCGTACAAAAATGATAGTTGACTTTTGCAAACTATGCACATTTTGCAATGTACATTTTCAGTGTCACATTATACATAATATCTTACAATATATGTACaagataaataattaaatttactaTTTATTGTTAGTTACATTCTAAATTAGAGTATAGTTACTTTTAAAGTTCAGACATGTCTAATAAAGCATTTAAATGCGTCGGCATCCAATTCATGCCATTATGgcaaacaaataaaacatttCTATCTATGTAAGCTTGGACATTGCCTACCTTATAAACTTGTTTAGCTTCTCTATATCGATTTGGTATAGGCATGAACAGGATACCTCTTTCTTCGCATTTCTTTTGAACAAGGTCTTTGAAACCTTGTGGTATTTGCGACGCCGTTCGAACTGCTTCAGCAAGTCTCTGTAAAGTACAAATATGATGTTatgaaagttaaaaaaaaaatgttattaaaaaagttCTAATATGATAAATAGCCTAAATTGTACCTCCATTCTTGGTTGTGCAGTTGGTGGCATCTGTGATATGGTAGGTTGAGTCCTTTCTAAGCTTGTTAAATATGAAACTTGTTCCATTGCGCCTGGTTGATGACTTTGTGGTCCTGTAACTGCTCTATTCATCATATCCAATGCTTTCTTGAAGTGTTctgtaaattaataaattccATACATTTATGAAGCAGTTTGTATAATGCAGATTGAAATTGGTATTAGATCAAACACTCACCTTTCACTAAAGGTTCGGCTAGTAATTTTTCATTTAGCATGCCTTTCCACCCCATATACCAATTTGTAACTTGATCGTAATTAGGGGAGTGATTTAGCCAAAGAGCCAAGACTTGTAACCATTTGGGGAAGAAAAATTTGTCAAGCAACCCTGCCATTATGTGAGATGGAATTAACTCCTTCCATTCATATACCCAATTCCACTGATCCAAATGTTGTTGATGTGGATTAATAACAAATTCCGAAAGTGCTATTTGCAATTTTGGTATTATATTTTTCACTAAAAAGGCCTCCATATCTCCTTTTGCAAAGACATTAGACCATGGTTGTAACATTAGTCTAGCAGATCTGTCAGATGGATGCCATCCACCCAATGCAGAACCTAATTTACGTCGTATTATTGGATATATTAATGTATCCAGTCGAGTACCTGTAGCAATATAAAAGTGTTGTTTGTTGGACTTTAAAACAGGTATATttctacccccccccccccatctcATTTCTTGAAACTACTTAGAGCATATGATCTTTTATTTACGCGCAGTCGACTTCCGATATTTAAAAACGTACGTCAACCACTAATAAAAAGTTgaacttttatatttatatttttataaaaaaaaaatatatgtatccAATGAGAATGAGTACAAACATGATCCCATTAGGATTACTTTTAACCCTTTCCGCTACTTTAACAAGTCTGATTTGTGAtgaagattttggcccaaacatTAGTTCCTATCAGTACGCCACAAAAGTCGGTCATGATTCTTATAAtctctgttacaaagcagtttagcatcagtctggtctgtttacTGCGCGTTGACGTCTATCGTTTGGGCCCGGATTTCGTCGAGCTAAATGCCACGGGAAGGGATTAATTACGTACAACCCGATGCACAGTATTTGAGATATTGTCGCGAATAAGATTAAAATAGAACTCATTTTTTCGGAAAAAATCTCGCTACTCCATTATAAATACTCCCATGAAAATatgatgaaaaatataaaattttattattattagtggATGATACATTTCAAGTGTCAAATTGTATGTGCGCGCAGTTCGACCTAGATCGAGACAAAAAATATCGATAAATCGAATCCAAACAGTATGGAATCCTAAACAGTGTCCGTCGTTTGTTGTTAGTCAAGAACTCCAAGTTTCTTTTGAGAATACGTTATACTCACGTAATAATGGCAGCCACGGATGAATCCACGTGTGAATCGGTACCGTGTCAGTAAGGGGATTCCATTCTTCGACTTCCAAAGTAAGTTTCGGAAGAATTAATAAATCTAGAATATTTTCTAATATCCAACCTGGAAGCAATGGCATCCAATGTTCGATTAATTCGATGAGTGGCTCTGGTTGTCTACACGTCCACTGTCTAAAATCGTAATAAGTAAAGGTTTTTATAAAGGATTGCTTCGTTTTTATACTTAtggttttaattatttattgtaaCTTGATACATACTGTATGGCTCCTCTAATTGATGGCATCCACGCATTCCAAACAAGTTGGTCGTACGATTGCATAGTTCGCGATTGAAGGGTCGTAGCGCCGCTTTCTAAAATACTTTTccattgttcaaataatttaatgGGTTGTTTCGGTTGCATTATTGGATTCCAACTAGTCAAACATTCCTTTATTTTTGGACCAACAAAACTGCTAGCCAATTCACCAAGTTCATACATTTTATATTCCTCATAATATTTATCTTGTAAATCTTTGAAAGCTTCTGCAGTCTCTTGTAATGACATCTGATTTGTTTCATCCATTAATCTGTCCACAATATCGAGTACGTTTTCTAACGTGTCAATGAGCTGACCATGTTGGTCTATaacttttgataaattttttttctctgcTTCTAATGCAATTACTCTATCATTCAAATGCCGCGTTCGTCTGTCATTTTGTATAATATCTTGCTCGCACATGTCGACAAGTATGTTTAAATTATGTTGGAGCTCTGGCAATGCAAAATTATGTTTGGATTTTGTATCAGTAACAACGACACTTTCATCTGGTCGTTGTTGACCTCCAGCAATTGCATGGTATCCACTTAAAATTCTTTGTTCAGGGCCAGTCATATCTATAACTTTAACTCTGCTCATTTCGTTAGATGTCCTTACTTTCTTGCTGGGTTTTAGTTTTCCATCCTCTAAAACCTGATCAACGCTTCGGTAAACATATTTCACTTTCTTCTTAACCACAGTACTATCTCCTTTACGCCACTGAGATAATTTAGCTTTTGAATCTTTTCCTTCTTCTATTTCTTCTTCCTTCTTTTTATCTGCTAATtttgggcctttttctgggccaTAAGCACCAATTGCGCCTCTACCTTTTCTCAAATGGGCTTCTACTGGTGCACTTATACCTTGTAATTGTTTACCTAACCCTTTGCCAGGTTCAAAGCCcatctaaattattaatagaTTAATAAATATACTTTTGTAATTAGGGGTGTGCGAGAATCCCGACTTTTTCGGGAACCccaaaaattcgagaatctcGAAACTTTCAGGTACCCGTCCCGATTCCGAAAAAATTTCGTATTCCCGACCCGACCCGATTTCGAGTTCTTGCACACCCCTATTTGTAATGTTTGAATAAAAGATTTAACAATTTATATGTACCTGTAATAACAGCTTAGCTCCAATGCCTTTTGTATGAACCTCCCAACTGCCCATTCCACTTTGTATTAGTAAGGGATTTACTTTACTTTTCTTTTTACGTAAACCAGCAATATCTCCATCTGTGTTTAATGAAAAAGATGAACGTAACGGTGCCATACTTGGTCTTTCATCTTCTGAGCTACAAACATAAAATagacaaaatattaaaatattcatgTACATAGTATTAATactaaattaaatttctttgcATTAAATGCATTACCTTGAACTATTTGGAAATtctctttgcaatttacttgtATTTTCATCACTGTCATCGTCATCTTTTTCCTCTGTCTCATCTTTTGGTTTTCCAGCTTGTTGTATGCCACCTGCTACAAAATTTACAGGGGCTGTATAGTTTTTAGGTCCCTTGTCAAAAGTTTTAAATGATGGCCTAGCAGATAATTCTTCTTCATCGCTATCATCTGCCCAAATGCCTGAAACAATACTTGTTTGATTAGCGTTTAAAATCATTATCTTAATTAAGTGTAAAACACTGGATTAGAATTTTTGAATAACGTAAAGTagattaaaacaaaatttttaccaAGCATTTGTTGTTTCTTTGTTAATTTACGTCTAGGACGATTGATATTAAATTCATTGTCAAGATCGTAATCCGTAATTTCAAAACTTTCTACTTCGTCTTCCGACATCTttacaatatttattaataccGTGTATGAAATAAATTCCTAATagtatttattatattgaacTTAATAAGATGTAAACAACACGTACAAATAAATCAAAACAATAGGTTGACTATCAAATATTGAAGGTTAGAAATGTTATTATGCGGTTTACTTCAGATTACAGTGTTACCATACTAACAAACTTCAGTCTACTAAATGCAAGTTCATAGTATTGCAATATTACTTCATGAtagctttattttattttttaaatacatgaaATAATTAAAAGATGTTTATATTTTGATAGGAAACATcatcaaaatatataatattaaagcATAAGAATAATAAAATGAATGTTTTAAATACATGAAGTATACAATTTTATGAGCTTTCGGCTATCGGATAATAAATTTACGCAAGGGTTGAAATTAAAGGGCAATGTTATATCATTGTCactaatataatattatagagCCACAATATAATGTTGTGGAGTTCATTTCGAAGTGCCATTAAATAGaatcatttttataaaataaaaatattaaaattctgtATAGAATATCAATGAAATTAAAGTTTGAAAACAAATCTCCAATATAGAAAAGAAGCATAATTCCCAGATGTCGCAATCTAGTCGCGATACGCGAAAGCTCGTAGGTTGGTAGTGCCGCAAGCTAGGGTTTTGCAAAAGCTACAAATAATTTTGGGTAGTGGCTTTGAGTAACATCGTAACCTTACGACGCGCGACAGATACGGGTTATTATATGTTATTAATGATTTACCGGGGGTTTTGAACTAATCCGTATCTTATCACTGCCATTTTATTGTACAGATTAGTGTTAGTGGTGATCGTGCTTGTGCTGGTGTTTGCTTTGACCGGTTTGTTGTTACATCTACGTTAACAGGAGTTAATCTGACAATGGGAAACGTTCACACCTGTGGCCCAAACGAAGCTCTCGTTGTATCAGGTATGCAAATAAATACGAAGTACATGTTTTTTGACAATTTGGTCAAGCGGTGCAATATAATAACCTAGAGCTGCCACGCTTGATTcttttttgtagcttttacttacACTACCGGCTCCGAAATGTTAACGTTAAcaattaaacatttttcattttggaagggttcatttttatatttgtaaatatCTCTAactcaaataatatttacttgGTTAATACCACTTCAATGTATTTGGTTATAGTTTCATATATGTTTGCATTTCACAACTTATGTATGTGTAAATAGGTTTTTCATTCAGAGTAATACTCACAAGATTCTCAGAAATTATTCCTgattattttgtaatatttaaaaGCTTTATATTtgtatgttaaaaatataaaaaatacatcgtGCAAACAAAAGTACTATTATTGAAAGAGGAAGAGTAAatagttaaatattaaaatacatattATAGTGTCTTGAgtattgttttatttattattttgcatgCAGTGGGAAAAGAAACAGTAAGAACAATGTGATACATTATCTGTAtatgttttataattaaatttggtAATAACAAATCTAGTATGTTTCAAAGTAGATTAGAGGGAATTAAACTAGTCATAAGAATACTTAATGGTTTTAGAAACATTTTGTccgtattatttttaaaatgtacTAAGATTTTAGTTTTATCCGTCATATTGATAGAGATATTAAAGGAACAATGAATTTGGGCTAAATAATCTCAAGGTGAAATTAATaaacatatgtatactcgtGTAGTCTAATTCAGGCAATTGGGAATAAGATCATAGGGTTAACAATCTATATACGTACATGTTAGAACAAGGATCGTTAATGTAATACTTTGATAAAGAAAGAGTAGACAATGTGtataattgtattattttctTTCATGTATATTTACATTTGCATACGTTTATCAGATAAATGGTGTtgacaaaacaaatttaatttagttCATATGCAATTTATAATCATATACATTAatggaaattatatttatttatatgtgTAGGTATGCATGCATTACTGATAAATATTCAACATGTTTTCCATTATTCGTGACATTTGATACACTCATAGTGATAAATGTGAATATTTTAAGTATAAAATCTTATATACAAAAATTTATTCCTTAACAGTTTTCAATTAAGTTTAGTTAAAGGAAGTTAATAATTGTAGAAATAAAGCCTAATTTACTCCTATTAAAGTCAAATTTTTGAGGATCACAGGAAAAATGATAAATAGAACTGTTTATGAATTTCGGAGTTCCAAACGTATacattttgattttttttttcataaatttctTTGGATATATTAGAAACGCGAATGTGATTCGTCAACTATTACGAAAATAGTAGAGATACCAACGACGCAGTCCTTCGATCGCTCATATTTTTCTTCAGTTTTACGCGGAAGTGTATGAAAGGAAAGGCATGACTCATCCCTCGTTTTACGTCATCATTGATGAACTCGCTGCATGCTTCTACCCTTGAAGTTCCCTTTTATTAGAATGAACAACGATGTGGGTCACTCGTTTGTTGTGCAACGTGTCGTGCacgcaaataattttattatcacTCATCTAATTAATCGAGCAAAGATACTGTCCTCCATGACAGTACTGAATTACGCGACTTTTAAAAGGAACTATTCTAAACATCGATGTATGTTGTTAACATGTCGCCTCTTTGCAAAGAATAGTGAcgcaattaattatttttc comes from the Colletes latitarsis isolate SP2378_abdomen chromosome 7, iyColLati1, whole genome shotgun sequence genome and includes:
- the Sip1 gene encoding septin interacting protein 1, which encodes MSEDEVESFEITDYDLDNEFNINRPRRKLTKKQQMLGIWADDSDEEELSARPSFKTFDKGPKNYTAPVNFVAGGIQQAGKPKDETEEKDDDDSDENTSKLQREFPNSSSSEDERPSMAPLRSSFSLNTDGDIAGLRKKKSKVNPLLIQSGMGSWEVHTKGIGAKLLLQMGFEPGKGLGKQLQGISAPVEAHLRKGRGAIGAYGPEKGPKLADKKKEEEIEEGKDSKAKLSQWRKGDSTVVKKKVKYVYRSVDQVLEDGKLKPSKKVRTSNEMSRVKVIDMTGPEQRILSGYHAIAGGQQRPDESVVVTDTKSKHNFALPELQHNLNILVDMCEQDIIQNDRRTRHLNDRVIALEAEKKNLSKVIDQHGQLIDTLENVLDIVDRLMDETNQMSLQETAEAFKDLQDKYYEEYKMYELGELASSFVGPKIKECLTSWNPIMQPKQPIKLFEQWKSILESGATTLQSRTMQSYDQLVWNAWMPSIRGAIQQWTCRQPEPLIELIEHWMPLLPGWILENILDLLILPKLTLEVEEWNPLTDTVPIHTWIHPWLPLLRTRLDTLIYPIIRRKLGSALGGWHPSDRSARLMLQPWSNVFAKGDMEAFLVKNIIPKLQIALSEFVINPHQQHLDQWNWVYEWKELIPSHIMAGLLDKFFFPKWLQVLALWLNHSPNYDQVTNWYMGWKGMLNEKLLAEPLVKEHFKKALDMMNRAVTGPQSHQPGAMEQVSYLTSLERTQPTISQMPPTAQPRMERLAEAVRTASQIPQGFKDLVQKKCEERGILFMPIPNRYREAKQVYKVGNVQAYIDRNVLFVCHNGMNWMPTHLNALLDMSEL